DNA sequence from the Thiobacillus sp. SCUT-2 genome:
GAACTGATGTTCGAATGCGAGGACCAGCTGGGCGTCAAGCTTCCCGAGGACCTGACGAGCCCGAAGACCGTCGGCGAGATGGCGGCGCTGATGGACGGGCTGCTTGCCGGCCAGACGGGCTGACGCATGAAGCAGCGGCGTGTGGCGATCACCGGCCTCGGGCTGGTCAGCCCCTACGGGGGCGATCTCGGCGATTTCTTCGGCCGCCTGTGCGCCGGCGAATCCGCGGTCCGGCATCTTGTCACCGACGACCCGCCGCGCCCGCTCTCGATCCCCTTCGTCGGCTGCCCCGCCTTCGACGCCGACGCCGCGCTCGGCAAGCCGCTCGCCTCGATGATGGACCGCTTCGCCCAGCTCGGCATGGCGGCGGCCTTCGCCGCCTGGGACGATGCCGGCCTCGAACGCGCGCCGGGCGAGGAATCGCGCGACCGCTGGGGCGTCGCCTGGGGCACCGCGCTCGGTGGCACGCTCGCCTACGAGAGGGGCTATCGCGACCTGTGGCAGAACGGGCGCGACCGCCTGTCGCCGCTCACCGTGGTGCTCGGGATGAACAACGCCGCGAACGCGCACATCTCGATCCAGCTGGGGCTCGGCGGCGTGAGCATGAGCCACACGGTGGCGTGCGCGTCGTCGGCCGTCGCGATCGGCGAGGCGTTTCGGCGGGTGCGCAGCGGCGAGGCGCCGGTGATGCTGACCGGCGGCTCCGACGTCCCGCAGGCCTACGGCGTCGCGCGCGCCTGGGAAGCGATGCGCGTGATGGCCCCCGGCGACGCCGCCACCTCGCCGTCCGCCTGCCGCCCCTTCGCCGCCGACCGCCGCGGCCTCGTGCTCGGCGAGGGTGGCGCCGCGCTGGTGCTCGAGGATTGGGAACACGCCCTCGCGCGCGGCGCGCGCATCCACGGCGAGATCATCGGCTACGGCACCAGCTGCGACCACACCCACCTGGTGCGCCCCGAGGCGGCCGGCCAGGTGCGCGCGCTGGAGGCCGCGCTGGCCGATGCCGGCCTCGCGGCGGCCGACGTCGACTACGTCAACGCGCACGGCACCGCCACGGCCGAGGGCGACCCGGTCGAGGTCGCGGCGCTGCGGCAGGTGTTCGGTGGACGCGCCGCGTCGCTTCCCGTCAGCGCGACCAAGTCGATGCACGGCCACCAGCTCGGTGCGGCCGGCGCGATCGAGGCCATCGCCACGGTCCTCGCGCTGCGCGAGCAGGCGCTGCCGCCGACCGCGCATCTGAATCCGGACACGCTCGACCCGGCCTGCGCCGGCGTCGACCATGTGTTCACCGCCCGGCGCGGCGTGCCGCTGCGCGCGGCGCTGTCCAACTCGTTCGCGTTCGGCGGCAGCAACGCGGTGCTCGCGTTCCGCGCCGCCAGCCGGTAATCCTCCAGAAAGCCCGTCATGTCCGAAACCGTCTCCTCCCAAGCCGTCGACGCCCTGCTGCCCGAAGTCGCCGCCCTCATCGTCGAAGCGCTGAACCTGGAAATCGCCCCCGACGAGATCGCCCCGGACGCGCCGCTGTTCGGCGAAGGCCTCGGGCTCGACTCCATCGACGTCCTGGAAATCGCGCTCGTCCTCTCCAAGCGCTACGGCTTCCAGCTGCGCTCGGACAACGCCGACAACGTGCGGATCTTCGCCTCGCTGCGGGCGCTGACCGCCCATATCGCCAGCCAGCGGACGAAATGACCGCCCCGTCCCAGGCGCTGCGCAGTCTGGCCCTGGTCGCCCTGATGACCGCCTGGGCCATCGCCGCCTTCTTCGGCGGCTCGGGACGTGGCGACCCCGACTTCAACGCCGCCGTCGGTGCCGCACCCATCGTCGCCTTCCTTGCGATGCTGCTGTGGCGCGCGCGGCACCCGCTCTGGGTCGCGGCAAGCGGCCTCATTCTCGCCGGCGCACTCGCATGGCTGTGGCCCACGCTGCGCGAGAACGCGCCGCTGCTGTATCTGGTCGAGCACGTCGGCACGAACCTGGCGCTCGGCGCGCTGTTCGGCCGCACCCTCGTCGGCCCCGGCGAGCCGCTGATCACGCGTTTCGCCGGCCTCGTCCACCCGGGTCCGTTGTCGGAACGCAAGCGCCGCTACACGCGGCAGGCGACGCTGGCGTGGACCCTGTTCTTCGGGATGAACTCCGCGCTGTCCGCCCTGCTGTTCGCACTGGCGCCGCACGCCGTCTGGTCGTTCTACGCGAGCCTGCTGACCGCGCCGCTGGTCGGCCTCATGTTCGCCGCCGAACACCTGTGGCGCCTGCACGCGCTGCCGCCGGAAGAGCGTCCGCGGCTGGCCGACGTCATGCGCGCATGGCGCCAGCGCGCGTCGGTGCGGAATCCATGAGCGCGCTGCCGCTGATCACCGGCCTCGGCCTCGATGACGTCCTCGCCTGGCTGCCCGAAGGCCCGCGCCGCGTGCGCGACTTCCTCGCCGACGCGGACGCCCTGGCGCGCCGCCTGCCGCCGGGCACGGCGCTGCTCAACGTCTGCCACGACCGCTACCGCTTCGCGGTCGGCTTCGCGGCGGGACTCGTCAGCGGCCGCGTCAGCCTGCAGCCGGCATCGCAGTCGGCGGAGACGCTCGCGCGCATCCGTGCCGACTTCCCCGACGTGGTCTGCCTGGGCGACGGCGCATTCGACACGCTCGATCTGCCGCGTCTCGATTTCCCCGACGTCCTGGACGCCGATCCCGAGCACGTCGCGGCCATCCCGACGATCCCCGCCGATCGCCTGGCGGCGATCCTGTTCACGTCCGGCTCGACCGGACTGCCGCAACCGCATCGCAAGACCTGGGGCCGGCTCGTCGCCAACGGGCGCGCCGAAGCAGTCGCACTCGGGCTCGACCGCTCCGCTCACACCCTCGTCGCCACGGTTCCGGCGCAGCACAGCTACGGCTTCGAATCGAGCTTCCTGCTGGCGCTGCACGGCGGCTGCGCGTTCGCGTCGGGCAAGCCCTTCTATCCGCAGGACATCGCCGCCGCGCTCGACGCGGTGCCGCGGCCGCGCATGCTGGTAACGACCCCCTTCCATCTGTCGACCCTGCTGGCGGCCGGCATCGCGCTGCCGCCGATCGACCGCATCCTGTCCGCCACCGCGCCGCTGTCGCCGGCGCTCGCCGCCGCGGCCGAGGCACGTACCGGCGCGCCGGTGCACGAGATCTACGGCTCGACCGAAAGCGGCCAGCTGGCGACCCGCCGCACGACCGAGGGCGCAAGCTGGGCGCTGATGCCCGGCGTCCGGCTCGATCAGGACGGCGACATCACGACCGCCTGCGACGGCCATGTCGAGGGCCGCGTCGCGCTGTCGGACCGCATCGAGCTGCTGCCGGAGCGCCGCTTCCTGCTGCACGGGCGCCACGCCGACCTCGTCAACATCGCCGGCAAGCGCACCTCGCTTGCCTACCTCGACCACCAGATCGCCGCCGTGCCGGGTGTCGTCGACGCGGCCTTCTTCCTGCCCGATGACGACGCGGCCGGCGGCGTCACGCGCCTCGCCGCCTTCGTCGTCGCGCCGACGCTGACCCGCCGTCAGCTGCTCGATGCGCTGCGCCGGCGCATCGACGCCATCTTCCTGCCACGGCCGGCGATCTTCGTCGACGCGCTGCCGCGCAACAGCACCGGCAAACTGCCGCGCAGCGCGCTGCAGGCGCTCTACGAGGCCAGGATCCACCATGCCGCCCACTGAGTTCAGCTGGGACGTCCCGACCGGCCATCCGACCTTCCCCGGCCACTTTCCCGGCCGCCCCATCGTGCCGGGCGTCGTCCTGCTCGACCAGGCGATCCTGTTTGCCGAACGCCTGCTCGGCAGGCCGCCCGGCCCCTGGCAGATCGGCAACGCCAAGTTCCTGAGCCCGGTCGGCCGGGCCGAGACGCTTGTGTTCAGCCTGCAGCCGACCCCGCGCGGCGCCATCGCCTTCACCGTGAAGTGCGGCGCGCGCGACGTCGCCTCCGGCAGCCTGACCCCGGCCGCGACATGAGCGGGCAGGCGACGCCGAGCTGGCTGCGCCAGCAGGAACGCAGCAATCTCGCCATCCTCCGCCTGATGGTGTGGATCTCGCTGCGCTTCGGGCGCGCCGCCGGCCGCGTCGTGCTCGCCGGCATCGCGCTCTACTTCACGCTCTTCGCACCCAGGGCCCGCCGCGCCAGCCGCGCCTACCTGAAGCGCGCGCTCGGCCGCTGGGCGAACTGGGCGGACGGCTACCGCCACGTGTTCAGCTTCGCGACGACGATCCACGACCGCGTCTACCTGCTCAACGGGCGCTTCGACCTGTTCGACATCGAGGTCGTCGGCGCCGAGGCCCTGCAGGCGGCTTTGAGCCAGCAGCGCGGCGTCATGCTGATGGGGGCGCACCTCGGCAGCTTCGAGGTGCTGCGCGCGGCCGGCCGCGGCCTCGCGGGACTCAAGGTGGCGATGCTGATGTACGAGGAGAACGCCCGCAAGATCAACGCCACGCTCGAGGCGATCAACCCGCAGGCGACGCAGGACATCATCCCGCTCGGGCGCATGGAATCGATGCTCGAAGCCCGCGACCACCTCGACGCGGGCTACCTCGTCGGCATGCTGGCCGACCGTTCGCTTGGCGATGACCCGACGGCCCGCCATGCCTTCCTCGGCGAGCCGGCGCCCTTTCCGCTGGGTCCATGGCGGCTGGCCGCAATGCTGCGGCGGCCGGTATTCTTCATGGCCGGCCTCTACCTGGGCGGCAACCGCTACCAGCTCCACTTCGTGCCGCTCGCCGACTTCACCGACACGCCGCGGGACGGGCGCGGCGCCGCGATCGCGGCAGCCATGCAGCGCTACGCCGAGTGCCTGACGCGGTTTTGCCGGCAGGCGCCCTACAACTGGTTCAACTTCTTCGATTTCTGGCAGGAAACATGATCCGACGTCTGTTCGCGGGCCTCGTCCTCGCAAGCCTGGCGGCCACGGCGCACGCCGCCTTCACCCTCGACCAGCTGATGGGTGCGCTCGCGCAGCACCCGGGCGGCCGCGCGAAATTCGTCGAGAAGCGCACCCTCGCGGTGCTCGACCGGCCGCTCATCGCCACCGGCGAGATGACCTACACGCCGCCCGACCGGCTCGAAAAGCGCACCCTGACGCCGAAGCGCGAAACCCTGGTGCTCGACCACGACCAGGTCAGCATCGAGCGCGACAAGCGCACCCTCACGATCAATCTCGCGAGCCGGCCGGAAGCGCTCGCCTTCGTCGACAGCATCCGCAGTACGCTCGCCGGCAATCGCGCGGCGCTGGAGAAGAACTACGCGCTGCAGCTCACCGGCAGCGCCGACAAGTGGGTCCTCACGCTGTCGCCGACCGCGCAGGCCATCGCGGCGATCCTGCAGCGCATCACGATCAGCGGCAGCGCGGACCAGATCCACACGATCGACTACCTGCTCGCCGACGGCGACCGTTCCGAGCTCACCATCGAGCCGCTCGGGCCGCGATGAACGCACGCGCCTGGCGGCCCCTGCTGCTGTGGCTGCTCGCCATGCTGGCGGGTGCAGCCGTGGCATGGCACAGCCGCTTCTCGGCCGACATGTCGTTCTTCCTGCCGGCACGGCCGACGGTCGAGCAGCAGGTGCTGGTCGACCAGCTCAAGGAAGGCGCGGTCTCCCGCCTGCTGATGCTCGCGATCGAGGGCGGCAGCGCCGGCGAGCGCGCCACCCTGTCGCGCGCATTGCGGCAGCACCTCGCCGCGCGCAGCGACTTCGCCTCGGTGCAGAACGGCGAGGCCGGCAGCGAGGGCGCCGCGCGCGATTTCCTGCTCGCGCACCGCTACCAGCTGAGTCCCGCGGTGACGCCCGCGCGCTTCAGCGTCGACGGTCTCCGGGCGGCGATCGCCAACAGCATCGACCTGCTCGCCTCGCCGGCCGGACTGATGCTCAAGCCCTATCTCACGCGCGACCCCACCGGCGAGCTGGTCGAGCTGCTCGGCGGCCTCAACGCCGGCGCCCAGCCCGACGTCGTCGACGGCGTCTGGGCCTCGCACGACGGCGAGCGTGCCCTGCTGCTGGCGCAGACGCGCGCACTCGGCTCCGACACCGATGGCCAGGAGCGGGCGATCGCCGAGGTGCGCGCGCAGTTCGCCGCCGCCGTCCGCGACACCGGCCTCGGCCGGCTCCGGCTCGAGCTTTCGGGCCCCGGGCTGTTCGCGGTGAAGGCGCGCGCGACCATCCGCGACGAGGTGACGCGGCTGTCGCTGATCAGCCTGACCGCGATCGTCGCCGTGCTGGTCTTCGTCTACCGCTCGCCGCGCCTGGTGCTGCTCGGGCTGCTGCCGGTCGCCAGCGGGGCGCTGGCCGGCGTCGTCGTCGTCAGCCTTGCCTACGGCACGGTCTTCGGCATCACCGTCGGCTTCGGCTCGGCGCTGATCGGCGAGGCGGTCGATTACGGGATCTACTACTTCGTGCAATCCGGCCGTCGCGGGCTCGCGTCCTGGCGACGGCGCTTCTGGCCGACTGTCCGGCTCGGCGTGCTGACGTCGGTGTTCGGCTTCGGCGCGCTCGTCTTCTCGGGCTTTCCCGGGCTCGCGCAGCTGGGCCTCTATGCGCTGACCGGGGTCGTGACCGCCGCGCTCGTGACCCGCTTCGTGCTGCCGCCGCTCGCCGGCGAGCGCATCGACGTCGCCGTCCCCGAACGCGCCGGGGCCGTGCTCGCGGCGGGGTTGCGCAGGATGCACGCGCTGCGCTGGCCGGTGATCGGGCTGGCGCTGGCCGCTGGCGCCTATCTGGTCGCCCAGCGCGACACGCTCTGGCTGCCCGACCTGTCGGTGCTGTCGACCGTGAGCGCGGAAGATGCCGCGCGCGACGCGCGCCTGCGCGCCGACATCGCCGCGCCGGACGCGCGCTATCTCGCCGTCGTCACCGCGCCCGACCGCGAAGCCGTGCTGCAGGCCGCCGAACGGGCCGGTGCACGGCTCGAGCCCCTGGTCGCCGACGGCGTCATCGGCGGCTACGACAGCCCGGCGCGCTTCCTGCCCAGTCGCGCCGCCCAGGCCGCGCGCCGGGCGAGCCTGCCGCCCGCCGACACACTGCGCCCGCGGCTGCAGGCGGCACTGGCCGATCTGCCGCTGTCGGCCGACAAGCTCGCACCCTTCATCGCCGATGTCGAAGCGGCACGCCGGCAACCGGCCCTCGACCACCACGACCTCGAGGGCAGCGGGCTCGCGCTCGCGGTCGATTCGCTGCTGCTGCACGGGCCGCGCGGGTGGAGCGCCCTGCTGCCGCTGCGTCCGGCCGGCACCGGCGACGGCGCGGACATCCCGGTCGCCCGGGTGCGCGCCGCGCTCGCCGGCAGCGGCGTCCTGCTGGTCGACATGAAGGGCGAGTTCGACGCGCTCTACGGCGATTACCTGCACCAGGCGGTCGTGCTGTCCGCCGCCGGCTTCGTCGCCATCGCCGGGCTGCTTCTGGTCGCGCTGCGCTCGCCGCGCCGTCTCGCCGGCGTGCTGCTGCCGCTGGTGCTGGCGGTGATGCTCGTCATCGCCGCGCTGCATCTCGCCGGCGAGCGCCTGCATCTGCTGCATCTCGTCGGCATGTTGCTGATCGTCGCGGTCGGCTCCAACTACGCGCTCTTCTTCGACGGCAGCGCGCTCGATTCGGCGACGCTGATGTCGATGGCCGTCGCCGCCACGACGACGGTGATCGGCTTCGGCACGCTCGGCCTGTCGTCGGTCCCGGTGCTGCACGCGATCGGCGTCACCGTCGGCCCCGGCGCGCTGCTGGCGCTGCTGCTGTCGGCCGTGTTCGCGCGCCGTGCCGGGCCTGCCTGAGCGATGAGCCGCCGCTGGACGCCCGCCCCCGCGCTGCAGGCGAGCCTCGCCGTGCACGCTGCCGCCGCGCTTGGCGCCCTCGCCGCGCCTGCCGCATGGCCATGGGCGCTCGGCGCGGTCGCGGCCAACCACGCGCTGCTGACGGCCGCCGGCCTGCTGCCGCGCTCGGCCCTGCTCGGCCCCAACCTGACCCGCCTGCCGGCCGCCGCGGCGGCGCGGGGCGAGATCGCGCTCACGATCGACGACGGCCCCGACCCCGAACTCACGCCGCGCGTGCTCGACCTGCTCGACGCAACCGGTGCGAAGGCCAGCTTCTTCTGCATCGGCTGGCGTGCGCGCGCGAACCCGGCGCTGTGCCGCGAGATCGTCGTGCGCGGCCACCGCGTCGAGAACCACGGTGATTCGCATTCGTGGGCCTTCTCCGCATTCGGCCCCAGGCGCATGAAGGCCGACATCGCCGCCGCCCAGGCAAGCCTCGCCGACATCACCGGCGCCGCGCCGCGCTTCTTCCGGCCCACCGCCGGCCTGCGCAATCCCTTCCTCGATCCGGTGCTCGCGGCGCTCGACCTGAAGCTCGCCGCCTGGACGCGCCGCGGCTACGACACGCGCGAAGGCCGGCCCGCGGTCGTGCTCGGGCGCCTGACGCGCGGCCTTGCCGGCGGCGACATCCTGCTGCTGCACGACGGCCATGCGGCGCGCACGCCGGCCGGCGAACCGGTGATCCTCGCGGTGCTGCCGACCCTGCTGCGCACGCTCGCCGAACAGGGCCTGCGACCGGTCACGCTCGCCGCCGTCGCCTGACGCGGCGCCGGGCCGGGCGGCCGCCTCTGCTAGAATTTTCGGTTCCTCGAACGACCCCGGGCGCCTCCGTGACCCCGCTGCTGCTTTCCGCCTACACCGCCACCACCTGCCTCGGCCGCGGCCTCGACGCGACCCGGCTGGCCCTGCGCGCCGGCCGCAGCGGTCTCGCGCGGTGCGCGTTCGAGACGGTCGAGCTCGACACCTGGATCGGCGAGGTCGCCGGCGTCGACGACGAAACGCTGCCTGCCGCCCTCGCCGACTACGACTGCCGCAACAACCGGCTGACCTGGATGGGCCTCGAGACCGACGGCTTCGGCGACCGCGTGCGCGAAGCCGTCGCCCGCTACGGGCGCGCACGCGTCGGCGTCTTCCTCGGCACCAGCACGTCCGGCATCCTGCAGACCGAACTCGCCTACCGCCGCCGCGATCCCGCGACGGGCGCCCTGCCCGCCGACTTCAACTACCGCACCACCCACAATTCGTTCTCGCTCGCCGAATTCACGCGCGCCTACTTCGGCCTCGAAGGCATGGCGATGACGATTTCAACGGCCTGCTCGTCGAGTGCCAAGGTCTTCGCCGCCGCGGCGCGCCAGATCGAGCTGGGCCTGATCGACGCGGCGGTCGTCGGCGGCGTCGACACGCTGTGCCTGACCACGCTCTATGGCTTCGCCTCGCTGCAGCTCACCTCGCCGCGGCCCTGCCGGCCCTACGACGCCGCGCGCGACGGGATCTCGATCGGGGAGGGCGCCGGCTTCGCGCTGCTCGAGCGTGCGCCCGCGCCACCCCCCGGGGCGGTGCTGCTGCTCGGCGCCGGCGAGTCGAGCGACGCCTACCACATGTCGTCGCCGCACCCGGAAGGGCTGGGTGCGAAGCGCGCGATGGAAGCCGCGCTGAAATCCGCAGGCCTCGCCCCCGCCGACATCGACTACATCAACCTGCACGGCACGGCGACGCCGGCCAACGACGCCGCCGAAGGCCGTGCCGTCGCGGCGCTGTTCGGCGACCGCGTCCCCTGCTCGTCGACCAAGGGCGCGACCGGCCACACGCTCGGCGCGGCAGGCGCGGTCGAGGCCGCGATCTGCGCGCTCGCGCTCACCGACGGCGTGCTGCCCGGCAGCCCCGGCACCGCCGCGCCGGACCCGGCGATCCCGATCGGCTACGTCATCGAAAGCCGCGCCGCAGCGCTGCGCCGCGTGCTCTCCAATTCCTTCGGCTTCGGCGGCAGCAACTGCAGCCTGATCTTCGGAGTCGCCGCATGAGCGCCGCGCCGCTCGCCGCCTGGATCGAAGGCATCGGCTTCATCGCGCCGGGCCTGCCGGACTGGCCTTCCGCGCGCGCGGTGCTGCGCGGCGAGCAGCCGTACACGGCGGCACCGTCGGTGCTGCCGGCACCGACCCTGCTGCCGCCCGCCGAGCGGCGGCGCGCCAGCCGCGTCGTCAAGCTGAGCCTCGCGCTCGGGCTCGAGGCCGTTGCCCACGCCGGCGCCGACGCGGCGACGCTGGCGACGGTGTTCAGCGCGTCCGGCGCCGACGGCCATAACTGCCACGCGCTGTGCGAGCAACTCGCGACCGACGACCGCCAGATCTCGCCGACGCGCTTCCACAATTCCGTGCACAACGCCGCCGCCGGCTACTGGGGCATCGCCACCGGCGCGATGGCGCCGTGCCAGGTCCTCTGCGCGTACGACGCCAGCTTCGGCGCGGGGCTGCTCGACGCCCTCGCGCAGGTCGCACTTGCGCGCCAGCCGGTGCTGCTGATCGCCTACGACAGCGAATACCCGGAGCCGCTGCACGCCAAGCGCCCCGTTCCCGATTGCGCCGGCGTCGCCCTGCTGCTGACTCCCGAGCGGAGTCCGTGCACCCTGGCGGCGATCGGTGCCGGCGCGACGGCCGACGCGGCGGAATCGCTCGCCGACGCCGAACTCGAGGCGCTGCGCACGAGCATCCCCGCACTGCGTGCGCTGCCGCTGCTGCAGCGGCTGGCGGCCGGCGACGCAGGACGCGTCGGCCTCGATTACCTGGCGCCGATGCAGCTCAACGTGCAGGTCGAGCCGTGCTAGACCGCAACTGGATCGCCGCGCACATCCCGCATCAGGGCACGATGTGCCTGCTCGACGCCGTGCTCGAATGGTCGGACGCCGCGATCGCGTGCCGCGCGACGAGCCACACGGCCCCCGACAATCCGCTGCGTGCAGAAGGACGGCTGGGCGCCGCCGCCGGCATCGAGTACGCCGCGCAAGCGATGGCGGTGCATGGCGCGCTCCTCGGCGGCGACGACGCGCCGCCGCGCCAGGGCTACCTGACCAGCGTGCGCGGGGTCACCCTGCACGCGAGCCGGCTTGACGACGTCGACGGCGCGCTGGAGGTGCGCGCCGAGCGCCTGTCGGGCAACGCCAACCACATCCTCTACCAGTTCTCGGTCGCGCACGCCGGCCGCTGCCTGCTCGAAGGCCGCGCCGCCGTGGTGCTCGACGCTGCAGCCCTATGAAAGTCGCTGCCCTGTGAAGGAAACCCCATCATGAAACGCGCCCTCGTCACCGGCGGCAGCGGCAGCATCGGCGCCGCGATCTGCAAGCGCCTCGCCGCCGACGGCCACCACGTCTTCGTCCACGCCAACCGCAGCCGCGACCGGGCGGCGGCCGTCGTCGCCGAGATCCGCGCGGCCGGTGGCAGCGCCGAAGCGGCCGCCTTCGACGTCACCGACCGCGCCGCGACCGCCGCCGCGCTCGAGGCGCTGCTCGAGGGCGGCGCCATCCAGATCCTCGTCAACAACGCCGGCATCCACGACGACGCGGTCTTTCCCGGCATGTCGGGCGAGCAGTGGGACCGCGTCGTCGACGTGTCGCTGAACGGATTCTTCAACGTGACCCAGCCGCTGACGCTGCCGATGATCCGCACGCGCTGGGGGCGCATCGTCAACGTCTCGTCGGTGGCCGCGGTCGCCGGCAACCGCGGCCAGGTCAACTATTCGGCGGCCAAGGGCGCGCTGCATTCGGCCAGCAAATCGCTGGCGCTGGAACTGGCGAGCCGTGGCATCACCGTGAACGCGGTGGCGCCGGGCGTGATCGCGACCGACATGAGCGAGGGTGCGTTCGACACCGAAACGATCAAGAAGCTGGTGCCGATGCAACGCGCCGGTCGGCCGGAGGAAGTGGCCGACCTGGTCGCCTTCCTCGCCTCCGACCAGGCCGCCTACCTCTCCGGCCAGGTGATCTCGATCAACGGCGGGATGATCTGAGCAGGCTCAGGCGGCGCGCCGCACCAGCGCCCCGAGGCGTGCGAGCTTCGGCGCGACCCTCGGCACCGTCAGCATGGTGCTCGCCACCGCCATCAGCAGCAGCGCGGTGAAGGTCTCGCTGCTGATGATGGCCTTGTCGAGCAGGATGTTGGAGAAGATGATCATGATCAGCGCCTTGGTCTGCAGCAGCCAGCCGATGACCGACGCCTCGCCGGGCGCCCAGCGCAGGATGCGCCCGGCGAGGTGGACGCCCGCCAGCTTGCCCACCACCGAGGCGAGCAGCAGCAGCGCGGCGACCAGAAACACCGCCTCGCCGCCGACGTTCCAGGTGGTGCGCAGGCCGGTCGAGAGAAAGAACACCGGCATCACGACCAGCAGCACGTGGTGGCGCAGCAGGTCCATCCGCTGCTGGTCGAACCATTCCGCATCCATGACGGCGCCGGCGAGGAAGGCGCCGACCATGAAGTGCAGCCCCGACCAGTCGGCGCCGAAGGCGCACGCCGCCAGCCAGATCAGCGCGACGTACCAGCGGTCGCGCTCGGCGAGGCGCGGCATCAGGCGGCGGTACAGCCAGGCCGCGACCGCGAAGGCGGCGAGAAAGGCGAGCTGCCGCCCGACCCGCTCCCAGTCCATCAGGATCAGCGCGAGCACGCCCCAGATCGCCACGTCGTCGAGGCTGGCGTAGCGCAGGATGCGCTGGCCGAGCGGCTGGCGCAGCACCTCGAGCTTCTCCATCAGCAGGATCAGGATCGGCAGCGCCGTCACGGCACAGGCCATGCCGACGCCCAGCACGAATTGCCAGGTCATCGCCCGCTCGCCGCGCCAGCCGTCGAAGCCGAGCAGCACGGCCGCGGCCCCCGCCCCGAACAGCAGCGGCGTGCCGAGCGCCAGCCCCGCGGTGATGCCGGACTCGCGCCGGTGGGCCCAGGCCTTCTTCAGATCGAGCTCGATGCCGGCGATCATCACGAACAGCATCACCGCCCACCACGCGATGCCGTTCAGCGACTGCACCACCGCGGGGTTGAACACCAGCGCGTAATAGTCGGGAAACGCGCGCCCGAGCACGCCGGGCCCGAGCACGATTCCGGCGAGGATCTGCACCACGACGAGCGGCGCGTAGTAGTCCGTCCTGCCGAGGCGCCAGATCAGCCACGGCACGCTGAAGATGATCGTCATCGCGATCAGGAAGGTCTCGGGCGTGCTCATGCCTTGCG
Encoded proteins:
- a CDS encoding MMPL family transporter, which encodes MNARAWRPLLLWLLAMLAGAAVAWHSRFSADMSFFLPARPTVEQQVLVDQLKEGAVSRLLMLAIEGGSAGERATLSRALRQHLAARSDFASVQNGEAGSEGAARDFLLAHRYQLSPAVTPARFSVDGLRAAIANSIDLLASPAGLMLKPYLTRDPTGELVELLGGLNAGAQPDVVDGVWASHDGERALLLAQTRALGSDTDGQERAIAEVRAQFAAAVRDTGLGRLRLELSGPGLFAVKARATIRDEVTRLSLISLTAIVAVLVFVYRSPRLVLLGLLPVASGALAGVVVVSLAYGTVFGITVGFGSALIGEAVDYGIYYFVQSGRRGLASWRRRFWPTVRLGVLTSVFGFGALVFSGFPGLAQLGLYALTGVVTAALVTRFVLPPLAGERIDVAVPERAGAVLAAGLRRMHALRWPVIGLALAAGAYLVAQRDTLWLPDLSVLSTVSAEDAARDARLRADIAAPDARYLAVVTAPDREAVLQAAERAGARLEPLVADGVIGGYDSPARFLPSRAAQAARRASLPPADTLRPRLQAALADLPLSADKLAPFIADVEAARRQPALDHHDLEGSGLALAVDSLLLHGPRGWSALLPLRPAGTGDGADIPVARVRAALAGSGVLLVDMKGEFDALYGDYLHQAVVLSAAGFVAIAGLLLVALRSPRRLAGVLLPLVLAVMLVIAALHLAGERLHLLHLVGMLLIVAVGSNYALFFDGSALDSATLMSMAVAATTTVIGFGTLGLSSVPVLHAIGVTVGPGALLALLLSAVFARRAGPA
- a CDS encoding AMP-binding protein translates to MSALPLITGLGLDDVLAWLPEGPRRVRDFLADADALARRLPPGTALLNVCHDRYRFAVGFAAGLVSGRVSLQPASQSAETLARIRADFPDVVCLGDGAFDTLDLPRLDFPDVLDADPEHVAAIPTIPADRLAAILFTSGSTGLPQPHRKTWGRLVANGRAEAVALGLDRSAHTLVATVPAQHSYGFESSFLLALHGGCAFASGKPFYPQDIAAALDAVPRPRMLVTTPFHLSTLLAAGIALPPIDRILSATAPLSPALAAAAEARTGAPVHEIYGSTESGQLATRRTTEGASWALMPGVRLDQDGDITTACDGHVEGRVALSDRIELLPERRFLLHGRHADLVNIAGKRTSLAYLDHQIAAVPGVVDAAFFLPDDDAAGGVTRLAAFVVAPTLTRRQLLDALRRRIDAIFLPRPAIFVDALPRNSTGKLPRSALQALYEARIHHAAH
- a CDS encoding phosphopantetheine-binding protein, which translates into the protein MSETVSSQAVDALLPEVAALIVEALNLEIAPDEIAPDAPLFGEGLGLDSIDVLEIALVLSKRYGFQLRSDNADNVRIFASLRALTAHIASQRTK
- a CDS encoding COG4648 family protein; protein product: MTAPSQALRSLALVALMTAWAIAAFFGGSGRGDPDFNAAVGAAPIVAFLAMLLWRARHPLWVAASGLILAGALAWLWPTLRENAPLLYLVEHVGTNLALGALFGRTLVGPGEPLITRFAGLVHPGPLSERKRRYTRQATLAWTLFFGMNSALSALLFALAPHAVWSFYASLLTAPLVGLMFAAEHLWRLHALPPEERPRLADVMRAWRQRASVRNP
- a CDS encoding acyl carrier protein — translated: MKSLELIRNFLTTRQGVEATRVVPDATLADLGVDSLMMLELMFECEDQLGVKLPEDLTSPKTVGEMAALMDGLLAGQTG
- a CDS encoding LpxL/LpxP family acyltransferase, with product MSGQATPSWLRQQERSNLAILRLMVWISLRFGRAAGRVVLAGIALYFTLFAPRARRASRAYLKRALGRWANWADGYRHVFSFATTIHDRVYLLNGRFDLFDIEVVGAEALQAALSQQRGVMLMGAHLGSFEVLRAAGRGLAGLKVAMLMYEENARKINATLEAINPQATQDIIPLGRMESMLEARDHLDAGYLVGMLADRSLGDDPTARHAFLGEPAPFPLGPWRLAAMLRRPVFFMAGLYLGGNRYQLHFVPLADFTDTPRDGRGAAIAAAMQRYAECLTRFCRQAPYNWFNFFDFWQET
- a CDS encoding beta-ketoacyl-[acyl-carrier-protein] synthase family protein, with amino-acid sequence MKQRRVAITGLGLVSPYGGDLGDFFGRLCAGESAVRHLVTDDPPRPLSIPFVGCPAFDADAALGKPLASMMDRFAQLGMAAAFAAWDDAGLERAPGEESRDRWGVAWGTALGGTLAYERGYRDLWQNGRDRLSPLTVVLGMNNAANAHISIQLGLGGVSMSHTVACASSAVAIGEAFRRVRSGEAPVMLTGGSDVPQAYGVARAWEAMRVMAPGDAATSPSACRPFAADRRGLVLGEGGAALVLEDWEHALARGARIHGEIIGYGTSCDHTHLVRPEAAGQVRALEAALADAGLAAADVDYVNAHGTATAEGDPVEVAALRQVFGGRAASLPVSATKSMHGHQLGAAGAIEAIATVLALREQALPPTAHLNPDTLDPACAGVDHVFTARRGVPLRAALSNSFAFGGSNAVLAFRAASR
- a CDS encoding LolA-related protein; translated protein: MIRRLFAGLVLASLAATAHAAFTLDQLMGALAQHPGGRAKFVEKRTLAVLDRPLIATGEMTYTPPDRLEKRTLTPKRETLVLDHDQVSIERDKRTLTINLASRPEALAFVDSIRSTLAGNRAALEKNYALQLTGSADKWVLTLSPTAQAIAAILQRITISGSADQIHTIDYLLADGDRSELTIEPLGPR